One genomic region from Flexibacter flexilis DSM 6793 encodes:
- a CDS encoding 2Fe-2S iron-sulfur cluster-binding protein, with product MPKVVIKNLKHKEFTFENSQHTILQGLQAAGQDFMFACGGKGRCTTCRVRVLEGAELLSELTAAEYKFATQGRLQPDERLTCQAQIITNHTTQHLVLYVPKPCQLPHLEYNE from the coding sequence ATGCCAAAAGTAGTGATAAAGAATTTAAAGCACAAGGAATTTACCTTTGAAAATTCGCAACATACAATTTTGCAGGGTTTGCAAGCCGCTGGCCAAGATTTTATGTTTGCTTGTGGCGGCAAAGGTCGGTGTACAACCTGCCGTGTGCGCGTACTCGAAGGGGCAGAACTGCTGAGCGAACTCACTGCCGCTGAATACAAATTTGCGACACAAGGCCGCCTCCAACCCGACGAGAGACTGACGTGTCAGGCGCAAATCATAACCAATCATACAACCCAACACCTCGTTTTGTATGTTCCCAAGCCCTGCCAATTGCCGCATTTGGAATATAATGAATGA